A segment of the Epinephelus fuscoguttatus linkage group LG23, E.fuscoguttatus.final_Chr_v1 genome:
gaactctcacctcaagatatcattggatgtgctgaatgtgcatattaatacagtacaggaggaggtgcacgttaataatcctccaggactgtaacatgctcatgtttaacccaaacaatgtgtcatgtgactgcagttgatTCAGATcaaggtcggaacacgttctcaccacaaacgaaccgcaccagagtttgtttgtaaccagactgagaccgcctcttcaagaaggtcttggggtccgtcccaagtctcttaaattactgctagttatcTTACCTAGCTGACTTTGCTACCTGTTTAGCCCCTCCCGCCTAGGAAAAAATGCAAGGAGCTAGCACTAGGAGCAATGAGCGAGCATTGTcagtttaagagacatgagacggccttactctgaagcgtcacgtgaagcAACATCCATTCCTGATGACGGCGGCACCGCTGGATCTGCTCCGTAAAGCAGCCAGCGTCTGGCGTTACTATGggtacatcccaagtctcattatattcgttgatcaaagccgtaacgacggacagacgtgcaatagatgtcgtacagaacagatcagcatgataaattaacagtaatccgtatgacacaatgagacagaaagagagatacagagagacagagacagagggggagacagtgagagagagagagagatgcaggacagacggtaatgacagtagcttacaacaacatgaaagtaataatattaattaatattaatattaataggctAATTAATATTACCAGCAAGCTATTAAACAtcccactcacatgacatgcaggacaattaatgatgagcaaatgtgtttgggtgtgtgtgtgcacgtggtgttatatcaacacgtgtggttctggacatgagcagctgtacatttaacagccacacatcactgacagtccgctgaacaacgcaacgggttgtgaatgaaataaacttaatcacaacatgacagtcttgcacaaaatatcattaacgttactctttgtagtcacgtaggcatgtgaatgacagcgtttcattgcaaagaatgcatgtaacgggtacacttgcgctgtttctccgccatctcgttcaaatgggccagatgtagggggcgggtatttatatgtcatggcctcaagctgaaaaagacttcctatTAGGAACctctcgaccatcctagctcgtagctgcttaaagcttgctgctagctcctagcgctagctcctcgctgcacaaataagagacttgggacggcctagaagatgccggacctcgaacgacttcctAGCTAGCAGTAgcaatataaaaataagagacttgggacgcacccctggtctggttgttttggtgcgcacctgagtgtgattgctgtgttcacacctgcccaaacaaaccgcacctaggggcaaacgaacttgagtttgattgaaccgaaccaaagaTGGCAGGTGAGAAAGCACCCCATGATTTTCAGTGGGCTCCATCTAACACCACTATGAAGAAAATCTGAGGTGCCACTTTACAACAACAGTTCAAGTCtcccaaaaatattaaatttacaatgACATAAAACAGAAGCATTAAATGTTCACTTTCGAGAAACTATGATCGAAATAGTTGTGAATTAATTCACCTCTATGGAATTATCTATTTACTGACTAATCGTTAATGGCCTGAAATAACCTGATTTCATGCACTCCAAAGGTTAATTAAAATCCAGTTAAGTCTTTGACAtggcagtgacagtttcagcgaGGGTGACAAAATTTCTTCACCCAAACAATCCATCAGTGTCCAGAAAACAACAATGCATTGTGCTGCTGTGCATGTTTAAGAAGTTGATTGGTTGATCCAACTTGTTGGACGGCAGGTTTGAAACATTTACTTACACATTCAGTCCCTCTAGGAATTCATGTTGCTGCGATCGcaacaattaacacaaattcaACCAATCTCTGTGAATTCTGCACAATCATCGCAACTTTTCTGCAGTTTTGACCAGCCTCCCGTGAGTTCCACCAATCATAGCAGTCCCCACGCAAACTCAATGGACGAAAGTTACCGAATTCACTTCCTTGTTTATGGTTTGAAGATGCAGACGTGTGCTTCCCAACAATACAAAAATTACTGCTAAAGATTCCGCAACAATCTCGAAAAAAGCCTGCGAAATCATGGAGGGACTGAACATTTTACACCCAAGTGCATTAACGACATTAAAGTTCCCAAAAGTGCAGACAGAGAAGAGTGTTCCAGCATTTAGAAAGGAAACAGAACATTCGTAACAACAGTTccttttaattttattacaaaaacaaaacaggatttTCAGAATTAACAGTACAACAACAAATCTACTGAGAATAAACAAAAAAGGGGAACAGAGAGGAGGACAAGTGCGAGGGagacagtgtatgtgtgtgtgtgtgtgcatatgtttaCAAAccccattaaaaaaacagaaggaaTAATCAGAAAATGTATCTGCCcccttcagaaaaaaaaaatgttccatCTTATTACTACAATTTAacaaacactgaagaaaaaggGGGACGAGGGGAACgtgaaacagaggaggaggtggagaggggaGTTTCTCAGTTTTGATATAAAAACACTTGGCAGAGGATACGTCAAgccttttcttttattattcattaGTTAAGAAACTCGTCttttcaaacagaaaataaacaacgCTCGCAATAAAAACCcatttaaacacacatgcacacacacagacgaatGAACATGAAACCCTGATGAATGGATGGAGATGGGAGGTGGAGATAGAGAAAAGAATGAGGAAGGaatgaagaggagagaggagaaaaaaacaacatattgaacaaagtgtgtgtgtggttgtgtgtgtgtgtgtgtatgtgtatgtgtgtgagactgtCCTGCTGGTTCTCTTACCATTTCAACATGACACTTCACTGACCAACACGAAGATAAGGGGCGTCTACGTCTATATACACATCGTTTGTCTGAGTGTATGTGCGTGTATTCATGTTAAGTGTATGAGTCAAAAGAGCCGGTTGGGGTAGAAGGGAGGGTGAAGGGTCAACTATGTTtggcagtatgtgtgtgtgggtgtgtgtaaaAGACATTTAGGACCGTCGCTTCTTCTTGCTGGGCAAGTTGCTGTGAGAGGATGGCCGCACCTTTCTCTTCTTGTTGTTGGAGGTGTCCTCGTCCTCGTAGTGGCTCTCTCTGTCAGCTGACGGACAATACGTGACAGATTTAGCATTTGGAGCTCAACACGGAATCTAAGCAATATACTGTTGTGGGTAGTGATagccaaatgaggcctcatgaagcactgtctttattttctgaagccaccagatggcgctgtctgttcaacaaaggtttgaaagcacacttcattgcaagtccttcagcctttatctttaaaccacgAGCGCCATgcggtggggtcagaaaataaagttgttcatgaggcttcatttggccatcactagctgTGGACAGGTCAGCAACGAAACACATTTCAGGCACTGAAAAAGTCAATTTAAGTTTAAGTCTACGCTATATTTTAGAATATTCTGACTGCTTTACTTAACTGTATGACAGCAATGTCCAATGGGGAAATGAAGCAGTTATAtcactctctttaaagccagacttcattgagaaaaacagggATTTAATGTCGCTtaacacagctgctgctggtctaccaccaTCACTCAATCAGCTTGTTTGTTATCGTGGGACTCTGGCGTCTAGAATGGTTACCTCGGATTCTACAAAGTCACATAATAACGATAACTAACTAAGTggtcaaggcagcagtagaccagcagctcccgtgttcatcgagccaaaattactgttttttggcaatggagtctggctttgacgaAAGCATAGATGGGGAAATGAAGCAGTTGACGGCTTCCCCGTTGGAACGGGCTGTCTGACGTGGAGTCAAAGCGTTGAAATTgctctcaatatagcatacacttaagcTCTTACAGTCCTgtcagtagtgatggccaaatgaggcctcatgaaccactgtctttattttctgaagccactagatggtgctgtctgttcaacagaggtttgaaagcacatttcattgccagtccttcagcctttatctttaaaccaagaccTCCATCTGgaggggtcagaaaataaagaaagtggttcacgaggcttcatttggccatcactacctgtCAGTACGCCACTTCTTAAAACTGGGGGTATGCCAACAGACACctactgtatgtaaatataatgaCTATTGccaagtacctcatacaactccacttcaaaaatcctgaactatccctttaaaggctTTTTGGAGGACATTACTAAAATGAGACGACAGGTCTGTTCCAGTACCACTCACAGTATTTGCAAGTACTCTTGTGGGATGTATTTGAAATTACTGGAAATAATTTCCCTTCATTGCCACAAAGCCCCTTAagactgagaatgtgttaaGGGTTTATCAGAGCCCATTGGGACATGTTTTATTAATAAGGACACCCTGACATACTGTACACAGCATAATCCAGATCAGATTAATTGTTGGAACAAATAAGTGTAATTAACCCCACATTATAAAGCTACTATTAGATGAAAGTGTTAAAAATCATCACATTACCTAGCTGCATTTTCACCAGCTTCAGatactcagattttttttttattctgtttctaaGTTTCTTAAATTTTACAGTTCTCgtttctgtttgtattttctCTTTATAAGTTGATTGTTATGCATCAATACACCAAAGCAAATTTCTCTGTATGTGGAAACCCTATTTGGAAATAAACTGGATTCTGATACAAACCTTTTCTGGCCTCTTCCTCCAGCTCGTCCCAGTCTTTCCCACTTTCCTCCTCGCTGCCCACTGACGCACTGTAATCTACAAAACACACCATATGACAGACAGTAAGAACTCTACATGTATGAAAGCAGGACTAAACAAGTATAAAAAGGGAAGAACTAGGCAAATATGGGCAATTATTTTATGATACTGTCTGACAGGTTGAATTAACAGATAAAACAGTTGACATTCAACTTTTAGATTCCTTTCTGTACACGGTCATGACACAGGTAGAGCGAGTACAAAAAGTACAACAGTTTCAGCAAGGCTGAGATTTATTATTTCACCCCGTTTTATGACGCATGACAAAAAGAGCTGCTTAAAATCATACCAGAGTCCTCTGTCTCCGAGCTGTAGTCCTCATCgctgtcttcctcctcctcttcctcttcatctgcAGACGGGTTGAACGTTTCATCCTCTATTTCTGACTCTGAATCTTCCTCTGCGCCACTTCCCTGAGAACAAAACAGGACACagttaagtgggatttatacttgtgcgtcaaagtttagttgattcaaaacacacattaaacacacattaaacatggcttaatagagataGTTTCAAATACAAGTACACatatcagcttcactataactcgcagcattcacagacaaagcatttgtctttatctggacgcattttccccacaaatacaacatgctaatgtttttagcacaagcctatgggatttacactgtataaattagcctggcggctagcggacttttcctctactcatatgaagccagggacaacagcaacatttaacaaaggtaacgtcacaaaattcggctccattacaactcacaaggttcactgacaaaacaactgtcttgcCTCCAAACTTGTGACATGTCTTTCCACggcacaaacttttttttattcattgtgcTGAACATACCTCGCTCTCTGGGTCCAAGAAGGACCAGCCTCCCTGCTCAAAGAAACCCTCGGGATCATCGACGATGGTCTTCATGATCTTGGTCCAGTTCAGAGACTGGACTCCTTCTGTGTATTTGATGTCACACGAGCTGAGAAAGATACAAAGAACGTTTTAATATGCAGGAACCAGAGCACCCTATGTGACACTCTGACTGTATTTCTAAAGAACCATCTAAAGACTAGAGGTCATTCAGACTTAACAAGCAAATATTATATCGATTATTGTCTTCGTCGTTTAAATAACTTTACTTGAGCCACTCTTTGATGGGGTCGAGGGAGTTGATGGGTACGGCGTTGATCATGGTGACCTTCTTGTTGTAGTCCTTGTAGACGATGACCACGTCGAAGTTCTTCAGGTGGAACTGCACGCGCTCAAAGTGGACTAACTCCACCTTGTCCAGAGTCACCACAAATGGCGGCTAGATACAGACAGCaaagattttaaaataaaaaaagtggaCTAAGAAAAAGCAATAAGTAAAAATCCattaataaaaatgttgaatGCTTTCAAAGAGtaaataattatattttgtttaaacctgagattattttttttaattcccagaagattgttgatattttgttcatTAAAGTTATAGCCATCCATTTTCATACGCCTATCCGAAGTCAtctcacaggggcagcaggccgagcgaagcaccccagacgtccctctccccaacaacactttccagttcctcctgggggaccccaaggagttcccaggccagatgagatatgtaatccctccagcgtgttctgggtctgccccggggcctcctaccagtgagacgtgcctggaacacctctaacaggaggtgcccaggaggcatcctgatcagatgcctgaaccacctcaactgacccctttcgacgcgtaggagcagcagctctacacCGAGcgccctccagatgtccgagctccttaccctatctctaaggctgagtccagccaccccacggagcaAACTCATTTCGGCCTCTTGTGTCTGCGACCTCATTCTTagggtcactacccagagctcatgaccataggtgacggatgggacgtagatggaccaataaatcaaaagcttcaccTTCCGGCTGAGCTCCatcttcaccacgacggacaGTTAAAACATTACTAAAAATGTTCTTTATCTAAGCCTTTTCTGTTCCTTTTTCTTACTGCACAGTATCTGAACAATTTTCAGAAAGTTAAATCACGTATATCAATGTCAATATCTAAAAAGTACAGATAGATAAAGGCCTGCCCAGTTTGCCCACTCACCCATTCAGTGACATTGACGAGGGAACTGGACGTGGGTTGTAGCAGGCAGGTACTCCTGTAGGGGGCACCCTGGAACCTACAGAGAGCCACAACAGTCAGTCCACCTGCTCACAGACATTACCTCTTTCTCTATCTCAGTTTTACATTCAAGTCACTCAAAGCATATCCTGTCTAATTTACTCACCCGAGGTCTCTGAAAGGCACCTCAAACTCCAGCTCCTCCTTAGTCAGCGCCTCCACCTTCTCCTTGAAGTTCTTGAAGGCCGACTTGAGCTTGTGCCTCATCTCGCGCTCCATCTGCTCAGCGTACAGGTCGTCTCGGTCGTGCATGTGTTGGTGTTTGCCCAAGTCTGTGGTGATCTCCCCGACCTCTGTGTAGAACTGGACATCCGTGTGGCGCCTCTTACCGAACATAATGGCGTTCTGGAAGGGGAAAAAGTGAGATGGGGAAAATGATCGTTCGGATTTGAAAAGACTGCTAATATGAGGCCACAATAACAGAACAGATGATTGTAACCCTGCAGAAACCAGGAATTAGACTTTGATACAGAGTTCAGTACAGAGTTGAATAAAACTGTCATAGAAAAATATTAATGCAAGTAgtttaaatgtaaacaaatgcaaagtgaagtattgtaaataaatgtaaaaataagaaaaatcaaataaatgtaaacaactgcaaagcaggacaatcaaaaatataaaaatgtgaagtgtagtgtaaataaatgtaaacaaatgctgagtgaaacagaaaataagtgTAAACAACTGCAGAGCAAAGCAGGATAAATACAGGTTAAATGCAAAGTGAAGTAgtgtaaatgtaaacaaatgctACATGAATTAgtataaatgtaaacaaatgcacAGCAGAACAGGGAgaataaatgtaaacaaatgcaaagcaggataattcaaaatatacaaatgtaaagtGTAGTGTAAATAAATGCTGAGTGAAACGGTAAATGTAAACAAGTGCAAAGTGaggcagtgaaaataaatgttaactgCAAAGCAAAGCAGGGTAAATACAAAGTGAAGTAGcgtaaatgtaaacaaatgcaaatttaaGTAGTGTAAGTGTAAACAAATGCACAGCAAAGCagttttaataaatataaacaagTGCAAACTGAAGCAGcgtaaataaatgtaaacaaatgctAAGCGAAGCagtgtaaataaatgtaaataaatgcaaaGCAAAGCAGGGTAAATACAAACCCAGGGTAAATACAAACCCAAAGCGTAGTAGtattaataaatgtaaacaaatgcaaagCGTAGTAgtgtaaatgtaaacaaataaaaagtgatGTTATGTAAACAACAGTAACAGCAGTTTTTTGGGACCCTGAGGATACTGAAGTTAGTTGGAATACATTGAATACATTTATACTGACACAAACTCATACAGTGTTGAACCACTGTGGCTACCTTGAGGTGAAAGTGTAGTACGATGATCATCTCCCCGTCACACGGCTGGAAGATGGCGTGTTTGATGTTGTTGTACAGAATGTCCACTTTATCCCCGCGGACCGACGTGAAGCGGAAACCTgcgcagggaggaggaggaggaggaggaggaggaggaggaggaggagagggatttTAGGCTTCATACTGTTACACACTCAACTTCACCAGACTCCTGTTGATCTCAGGAGGAGCTGTCTCACCATTAGTATGTGCCTCCAGCGAGCCCTGCATCCTCTTCTGTGCGATGTTGGGTCTGATGTAAAGGTCTTTGAGCTTGGGGTTGCTGCGGTTGAGGTTGATTATCAGTGAGTCTTGCTTGATGATgccctccttctccttctcttcgGCCTCTCGCGTCTTGTAGCGCTTCTGTACCTCCTTGATGATACGGAAAGCGTTCTGCAGGTTGGTGGAGGGTACCGATGTGTCCCCGGGAGCTTTGAGGTTGGATGCTCGGTACGTGCTGAACGGAAACAGTGAAAGGAGTTCAACGAGGTGTGAATGAGGGAGTTGTTCAGACTAAACTCTGGCGCCCTGATCCGAAATTCAGAGCATACTCTCATTATTCTGTAAATTCTTAAGACTCACATTTCTTTGACAAACGTGGCGTCGGGGTTGGGGAAGATGTTTCCCTCCTGTCGTCCCAGAGAGCTGCCGGGGACGTAGAAGTTGATCCTCAGGTAGGTGTAGTCTCCTTCTACGGACATACTGATGTTCTAGATGGGTAAGAGAAGTCAGAAACATCATTCAGTATGAAAGAACAAACAGAAGGCTGGTGGATGGTTAACCTAACACAAGATAACCTCTGTTTACCTTGATGGTGGCGATATGGAACGGTGTGGCGATACCAAAAACGGGCATGACGACGGTCTCGTACTTCTTGTCGATGAAGATCTTCATTTCTCTGATGTCCTTTTCTCTGGGCATCTGAGAGACGTTCTTATAGGACACGTTAGATTTTCTGGCCCTGGAGTGGAGACGAGAGTGGAACTTAATTAACGGACAAAAACTTAATTACGTGTGTGAATCTGTGGCTCTAATGCAGAAATATTGAAGTAGTTCAATAAAACAGGTCTCGGCCAATTACCAGTGGAAGTTCAAATGCATTAAGATTCAAATTTCATGTGATGTCAACTTTTAAATGAAGTACTATGAAGCACAACCATACAGGAAAAATCCCCGCAATTCTACAAACAACACCACACAGCTAACTGCAACTACAGTGCTTACGGcactactttctgagtcaaGTTTCTATTAGCGAAATTGATTAATTGGACGAGTAGCGTGGCAGCGTAAGGACAATGAAGAAGAAGTGAAGAAGTGTGGCCCAATctcatttctaccccttaaaacTTCCACTTGGTATTAAGTGCCCTCatttgcgagataacccttgatgagagAAGTGAGAAATATTTGGGTAGAGGTCTTTCCCTAAGAAACaagacaccacttcatgcaaatcagTGTGGCCGTCACGTGTAGTAGCGACGCAAGATACCggtagtcattcaggtttgaaaatgccggctccagcACTTGCTTTGTGgcatgtgctatgtttattcttctccatctgatgaatcaacggaggagaaatgctgaaaacaggaggcgcctacaACGTCCTCTAGTTCTCATCGATTTTGTTTgggtaagtcgatttgtttaaatattttgacgcttttcaaccgagttgctgatgagtttacacTAGTCCAGCCATCTGTtctttgtatagcctacattacgatcgtacagtaacaaactgttttccaaaacttgccgaagttgctgacttcgcaaggtgttctgggaaatttcatcttcacATTTCGTTGAAAttgtgggtcggggctcccttggaatctagggtggattttaagtgttggaaaccactgttttgggacaccactagccaaAACGTGAGCGTGCACAACCAAGTGCAggtgggtatttctaggggaagtgtgggtattgggacaggctcTGTGACTGGCACCAGCGGCAACGTTACAACATTCAACCTCCTCATGAAGTTATTTTTAGCGTGATTGTTTTGAACATGGATAAGAGTGCAGTGCTACCCCACAACTGAATTCGCCACAAACCATTAGCTATAGTGGCTGTAAGGGTAGTCAACTCTTCTATCGCTAACGCTAAGTTAGCAAGTTAACGTTAGGCTAGTTAAAGTTAGGCACCATTTTATTAGAATGGAATGACATAACGTTAATCGACGGGGCTAAACGTAATGCGATTAAAGCTTTTCCATAAACATGATTTCTCCCTGATTTGAGTCTGATAGATTTTTATGAGCAATGAATGATCATGTTACttcatgatgtcatcaaagTCCATCACTTGTCATCATTTTGATTGAGAAACAgcagaaattaaaatgtaatcagttcatgtAAAGTCCAAATTTGTAGACATCCCCTTAAAGCGTTCTTGagatcacactgaccttgacctctgaccaccacaATCAAATATGTTTGTCGTTGAGTCCAaggggacgtttgtgccaaatttccgTCATGGCGAGAGAAATATCGCGTTCAAAGAAGGGCACGGACAaccagaaaacataatgccttcagCTACGGCTACTGCTGGCACAGagacgtttaaaaaaaaaagatagaaaatgGAAACTTTTGCTTGCAGTATTCTGCCAACGGCAAAGTCCCAAATGCCATCTGCAACATTTTAATCTAGCTTCAGTTCTCGTGTAGTTCCGATAGCTGACAGCAGAGAGCACTGTGTGTCGGACTAGAGTTAAAAACTAGGTTTCTCCAGGAACTTGGGTAGAAGACGTTACACAAAATGTCTTGACTTGTAAGTGTTTAAACTCACTTCTGGATCTGCTGCTCTCCTTTCTGCTCCGTCAGACGGCGCCTGGCTTCTTCGTTCAAATTATTGGCCAACTCCTTCTGGTGAGCCCGCCTCTTCTCCTCCGCCGTCATCTCATTCTGAGTtcaacaaaacagacacaactGAGTgatcacacacagaaacaccacagtCCTTGATGttgtggtttatttatttatttttttttacaaagaatgggaaaaaaataacacacatgCAGAATACGGACATGTGTTACAGGCTCTAGATGGTTGGGAAAAAattaagacacacaaaaaaacaactcaaatcAAAAAAGGAACGACAAATTTGTCCCCATCAGTGCGTGGAGTCTTGAAACTAAACCAGTTCAGCTGATGAGATTTTAGAAAAGACACTGAATACTTACCTTCCCAAGTAGCTGATAGAGTACAAAAACATTCACACTCTTAGTTATTAAAACTCCGTCAAGGTGCCAAATAAACACTGATCACCTGTCACATATGAAACCGCGCAACTGTCCACACTTACTCTGGTTCTGTCTGCGAGCAGGGCGGCACTCCGAGCTCCTTTCCCCAGCAGCTCCTCGGCATcgtctccttcttcctcctcatcttcctcgtCATCATTCTGAAAAAAGAGTCACTACGTCACATTTCCATAGAAATATTTGGATAAAATAGAAAAAGCACTAAAATCCCATATGAAGAAGTGTATCCTGTGTAGTAGTGATATATTGTGAGATTAAATTTGAGTAaatgcaatttgttttttttatattaaaatatttatataagaGAAATGAATGAGACATTAACAATAAAGATAAGTGTGCTACTTGGGACCAACTTATAATTCTTATCATTTAACTAAAATTGGCAAATCTGAGTGAGGGCACTGAAAAAGACATCAgttttatgttatttaaacaGTGAGTAGGCAGCAGTAACAAGTTACATGCATCGCTGCATGTAGAGATGAGTTTAACGTGCACAGCTCAAATATTCACCATGTTGAGCGCAAATGAAATGGAGCTGGAAGACCCGGCCTACAAGTTCctggtcagctacaacagcaacagcatCACCCACAAGTGCAGATCACTGGGATGATAAATGCTTAAAAGTGTCTGAATATGGCTGAGGTGGAACCAACTGAAACACTCCATCTAAAAGCACAGGCCTTGTTTTCCATTATTCTATCTATTTTGATAGTTTCAGTATAATAGTATAAGAGATGCTTTTCAGATCGAGGTCGGGACACATTTTCAGCACAAACGAGCCACACCAGAGTTAGTTTGTCCTTTGGTCTCCGTCCAGTTATTTTGGTGggcacacctgcccaaacgaaccacacttagggggcaaacgaacttgagttacACTGAAACGAACCAAACacggcaggtgtgaaagcagccttacttttatgatgaaaataatttaCTTAAGTTGCAAGTGGGCAAAATGTCACCTCACTTCCCAGCAAGAgtattttgtctgtcttttaaaTGTGCACTACTCTGTGTtcacaataaatgaaaagagaCGTATCCAAATTTGTTAGGGTTGTTTTCCGCTGTACCGAAACCAAACTTAAACTGTGACTCCTAAACGCTATGAGCCAGACTGTTTTCTGTGGAGGTCTGGAAAAAGGTAAGGTGACTTAAAAAGGGTATGAGCCAAATTTTGTGTACcatcagggctcaacaataaggattgcccgattgcccggggcaagtaaaactcaaggtcgggcatgtaaactaacaactcacttgcccgatcgggcaagttgctaaaaatagtacaAGTTattaactaattgataaaataaatgtattttaaaatgtgctcttctgctctgatgcagcggtctctctgcctgaagtcacaggaacagctgtgtaacaatgtcctgcccacagcccccattgatattattttgcgcgc
Coding sequences within it:
- the supt16h gene encoding FACT complex subunit SPT16 produces the protein MAVNLDKEAYYRRIKRLYSNWKKGEDEFGKVDAIVVSVGVDEEIVYAKSTAIQTWLFGYELTDTIMVFCDTKIIFLASKKKVDFLKQVAVTKGNENANGVPPITLLTREKNESNKANFDKMIEAIRGSKEGKVVGVFSKDKFPGEYMKSWNDTITAEGLEKVDISAVVAYTMAVKEDGELSLMKKAAAITSEVYSKFFKERVMEIVDADEKVRHSKLAESVEKAIEEKKYLGGADPSTVEMCYPPIIQSGGNYSLKFSVVSDKNHMHFGAITCAMGIRYKSYCSNLVRTLMVDPPQEMQDNYNFLLQVEEELLKQLKHGVKISEAYNAVLEYVKKEKPDLAAKLTKNLGFAMGIEFREGSLVLNAKNQYKLKKGMVLSISLGFADLVNKDGKKEEQKKYALFIGDTIQINEEEAATILTPVKKKIKNVGIFLKNDDEEDEEEEGDDAEELLGKGARSAALLADRTRNEMTAEEKRRAHQKELANNLNEEARRRLTEQKGEQQIQKARKSNVSYKNVSQMPREKDIREMKIFIDKKYETVVMPVFGIATPFHIATIKNISMSVEGDYTYLRINFYVPGSSLGRQEGNIFPNPDATFVKEITYRASNLKAPGDTSVPSTNLQNAFRIIKEVQKRYKTREAEEKEKEGIIKQDSLIINLNRSNPKLKDLYIRPNIAQKRMQGSLEAHTNGFRFTSVRGDKVDILYNNIKHAIFQPCDGEMIIVLHFHLKNAIMFGKRRHTDVQFYTEVGEITTDLGKHQHMHDRDDLYAEQMEREMRHKLKSAFKNFKEKVEALTKEELEFEVPFRDLGFQGAPYRSTCLLQPTSSSLVNVTEWPPFVVTLDKVELVHFERVQFHLKNFDVVIVYKDYNKKVTMINAVPINSLDPIKEWLNSCDIKYTEGVQSLNWTKIMKTIVDDPEGFFEQGGWSFLDPESEGSGAEEDSESEIEDETFNPSADEEEEEEEDSDEDYSSETEDSDYSASVGSEEESGKDWDELEEEARKADRESHYEDEDTSNNKKRKVRPSSHSNLPSKKKRRS